The Caballeronia sp. TF1N1 genome includes a window with the following:
- a CDS encoding amino acid ABC transporter permease, with protein MNYSELWSSMHDELFQAAWATLRLALGAIAIGVVLGMVLAIVRMGSRGMAARIARVYIEVFRGTPALVQLFLVYFGFVAIGIRFDSYQAAVLGLGMNAAAYFAEIFRAGIEAVPRGQSEAAASIGMTSGAAMRWVVLPQAIRLVLAPSGNVAISLLKDTSVASLIAAPDLMLRAQDLSSQYFMPFEIYVTVGAFYFVLCYPLSQLMRHIERRQPAHG; from the coding sequence ATGAACTATTCCGAACTCTGGTCTTCCATGCACGACGAGCTGTTTCAGGCGGCATGGGCAACGCTGCGTCTGGCGCTTGGCGCCATCGCTATTGGCGTCGTGCTCGGGATGGTGCTCGCCATCGTCAGGATGGGCAGTCGTGGCATGGCCGCGCGTATAGCACGTGTCTATATCGAAGTGTTTCGCGGCACGCCCGCGCTCGTGCAACTCTTTCTCGTGTACTTCGGCTTTGTTGCCATTGGCATTCGCTTCGATTCGTATCAGGCCGCCGTGCTTGGTCTCGGCATGAACGCCGCCGCGTATTTCGCGGAGATCTTTCGCGCGGGCATCGAAGCGGTGCCACGCGGACAAAGCGAAGCAGCCGCGAGCATCGGCATGACGAGCGGCGCGGCCATGCGCTGGGTCGTGCTGCCGCAAGCCATTCGGCTGGTGCTCGCGCCTTCGGGCAATGTCGCCATCTCGCTTCTGAAGGACACGTCGGTGGCCTCGCTCATCGCCGCGCCCGACCTCATGCTGCGCGCTCAGGACTTGAGCTCGCAGTATTTCATGCCGTTCGAAATCTACGTCACCGTAGGGGCGTTCTATTTCGTGCTGTGTTATCCGCTGTCGCAATTGATGCGTCATATCGAGCGACGTCAGCCTGCTCACGGCTGA
- a CDS encoding NAD(P)-dependent alcohol dehydrogenase, whose protein sequence is MKAYRLKAGKPYELTLTDNALEPVPESDEVLIRIRAAGLNYLDLMVANARFGNVDASFVPGADGAGEIVEVGSRVKGWKAGDRVIAGMIVDWAAGPLTVANGERLRGVTMPGSLAEYAVVPATALVAIPAAMPFVQAASLPVAATTAWNAIVAGNVRPGSTVALLGTGGVSLFALPLAKAAGARVIIASSSDEKLARARKLGADVIINYRTTPAWDVALLEATEGRGADLVVETVGVATFERSVNAAAIGGTIFVVGLIGGEETKMPLLKVMVKTLRIVGNQTGSTANLANAVKALAQSRIEPVIDRVFRKRYFMAAWTDLKPLYKVIPVTSSGGDYFGRKECETIEPQGPTELRTGVPTASCRCGERAGYFGSEARAGARAESQYGVQVAPATAGGPV, encoded by the coding sequence GTGAAAGCGTATCGACTGAAGGCAGGCAAGCCCTACGAATTGACGTTGACCGATAACGCACTCGAGCCCGTACCGGAAAGCGACGAAGTGCTCATCCGCATTCGCGCGGCGGGACTCAACTATCTCGATCTCATGGTGGCGAACGCGCGCTTCGGCAACGTGGACGCGAGCTTCGTGCCGGGTGCGGATGGCGCGGGCGAGATCGTCGAGGTCGGATCGCGCGTGAAAGGCTGGAAGGCGGGCGATCGCGTGATCGCCGGAATGATCGTGGATTGGGCTGCAGGACCGCTCACGGTAGCGAACGGCGAGCGTCTTCGCGGCGTCACCATGCCGGGCTCGCTCGCGGAATATGCGGTCGTGCCCGCTACCGCGCTCGTCGCCATTCCCGCTGCCATGCCGTTCGTGCAGGCCGCAAGTTTGCCAGTCGCCGCGACGACCGCATGGAACGCCATCGTCGCGGGCAATGTGCGGCCGGGGTCCACCGTGGCGTTGCTGGGTACGGGCGGTGTGAGTCTGTTTGCGCTGCCGCTTGCCAAGGCGGCGGGCGCGCGCGTGATCATCGCGTCTTCATCGGACGAGAAGCTCGCCCGCGCGCGCAAGCTGGGCGCGGACGTCATCATCAACTACCGGACCACGCCCGCGTGGGACGTCGCGTTGCTCGAAGCCACGGAAGGGCGTGGCGCGGATCTCGTCGTGGAAACCGTCGGCGTGGCGACTTTCGAGCGCTCGGTGAACGCGGCGGCAATCGGTGGAACGATCTTCGTCGTCGGGCTGATAGGCGGCGAGGAAACGAAGATGCCCTTGCTCAAGGTCATGGTGAAGACCTTGCGCATTGTCGGTAATCAGACTGGCTCGACGGCCAATCTCGCCAATGCGGTCAAGGCCCTCGCACAGTCCCGAATCGAACCGGTGATCGATCGCGTCTTTCGTAAGCGTTATTTCATGGCCGCATGGACAGACCTGAAGCCGTTGTACAAAGTGATACCCGTTACTTCAAGTGGTGGGGACTACTTTGGACGCAAGGAGTGCGAGACCATCGAGCCGCAAGGGCCGACCGAACTACGCACCGGAGTACCGACGGCAAGTTGCCGTTGCGGCGAGCGAGCCGGGTATTTCGGTAGCGAAGCTCGCGCAGGCGCACGGGCTGAATCTCAATATGGTGTTCAAGTGGCGCCGGCAACTGCGGGCGGGCCTGTTTGA
- a CDS encoding FAD-dependent oxidoreductase, with protein MKHVIVIGAGIIGTTTALALAGAGCRVTVIDSRREAGLETSFANGGLLAANSALPWSSPGTPMQLLKWLGREDAPLLLRPRAIPGLGMWGVRFLANCRAAKYYKTAATLTAFGQQSLAAMERLLGQKRIDAGIQRGGLLELIRGKDAERRAESFARMLERMGAKVRRLDAAQSVALEPSLGGIAHSIGTALLLESDAWGDAHAFSVATAAAAEHEGVTFRWGSAVSGIDLQRGSVAGVRLADDYLSADSVVICAGAMSPSLVGPLGVRLPMAPVKGYSLTLRADELGFLPQRPIVDDYEHIGVTPLKDMLRVAGTVEFDGFDKTLRPGRVENLKRALTRLFPQVRMPAEVRPWCGLRPMAADGLPIISPTAVPRLFVNTGHGALGWTLACGSADLITSMITSQSDARDTPFSLTRSFW; from the coding sequence ATGAAGCATGTGATCGTCATCGGTGCGGGCATCATCGGGACGACGACCGCGCTCGCGCTTGCGGGCGCGGGCTGCCGCGTCACCGTGATAGACAGCCGCCGTGAAGCAGGCCTGGAAACCAGCTTCGCCAACGGCGGCTTGCTCGCGGCCAACAGCGCGTTGCCGTGGTCTTCACCCGGCACGCCGATGCAATTGCTTAAATGGCTCGGCCGCGAAGATGCGCCGCTTCTGCTGCGGCCTCGCGCAATCCCCGGTCTCGGCATGTGGGGTGTGCGCTTTCTGGCCAACTGCCGCGCGGCCAAGTACTACAAGACGGCTGCGACGCTCACCGCGTTCGGTCAGCAAAGCCTCGCGGCCATGGAGCGTCTGCTCGGCCAGAAGCGCATAGACGCGGGCATCCAGCGTGGCGGCCTGCTTGAACTGATTCGCGGCAAGGACGCCGAGCGGCGCGCGGAATCGTTCGCGCGCATGCTCGAGCGCATGGGCGCAAAGGTCAGGCGACTCGATGCAGCGCAAAGCGTGGCGCTCGAACCATCGCTCGGAGGCATTGCACATAGCATTGGCACGGCGCTCCTGCTCGAATCCGATGCGTGGGGCGACGCGCATGCGTTCAGCGTCGCGACCGCCGCCGCAGCCGAACACGAAGGCGTGACGTTTCGGTGGGGAAGCGCGGTGAGCGGTATCGACCTGCAGCGCGGTTCTGTTGCCGGCGTTCGTCTCGCCGACGATTATTTGAGCGCGGATAGCGTCGTGATATGCGCGGGCGCGATGTCTCCGTCGCTCGTCGGCCCGCTCGGCGTGCGCCTGCCGATGGCGCCCGTCAAAGGCTATTCGCTTACGCTCCGTGCCGACGAACTGGGATTTCTGCCGCAACGGCCTATCGTCGACGATTACGAGCATATCGGCGTAACGCCGCTCAAGGACATGCTGCGCGTGGCGGGCACCGTCGAATTCGATGGCTTCGACAAGACGCTGCGGCCCGGTCGCGTGGAGAACCTGAAACGCGCGCTGACGCGGCTTTTTCCACAGGTCCGGATGCCTGCCGAAGTGCGGCCCTGGTGCGGGCTGCGGCCCATGGCGGCAGATGGATTGCCGATCATTTCACCGACGGCGGTGCCGCGTCTTTTCGTCAACACGGGACACGGCGCGCTCGGCTGGACGCTTGCGTGCGGCTCGGCCGATCTCATTACGTCGATGATCACGAGCCAGAGCGATGCGCGCGACACGCCGTTCAGTCTCACGCGCAGCTTCTGGTGA
- a CDS encoding helix-turn-helix domain-containing protein: MRKPKRKPEAEAAPAPAPVEETSEASPGETIAHHRHARGMTLAALSELSSVAISTISRIENGRISPTYSVLSRLAKALDIRWPDMVGGNEKSFAQGCRAVSRAGHGVKHPTSTGIFEWLGADLVTKSMEPTLIEASADTGKHVLSAHDGQEFIYVTDGSLIFMMRDYAPLMLEKGDSVYFDAATPHACYGVKMPARYLSIVAKP, from the coding sequence GTGCGCAAGCCCAAGCGCAAGCCAGAAGCCGAGGCGGCGCCCGCACCCGCGCCTGTTGAAGAAACAAGCGAAGCGAGTCCCGGGGAGACCATCGCGCATCATCGGCACGCGCGGGGCATGACGCTCGCGGCGTTGTCGGAGTTGTCGTCGGTGGCGATCTCGACCATCTCGCGTATCGAGAATGGCCGTATATCGCCGACCTATTCGGTGTTGTCGCGGCTAGCGAAGGCGCTCGATATCCGTTGGCCCGACATGGTCGGCGGCAACGAAAAGTCCTTTGCGCAAGGCTGTCGGGCAGTGAGCCGCGCGGGTCATGGCGTGAAGCATCCGACCTCCACCGGTATCTTTGAATGGCTCGGCGCGGACCTCGTGACGAAGTCGATGGAGCCGACGCTCATCGAAGCCAGTGCCGATACCGGCAAGCATGTGCTCTCGGCGCATGACGGACAGGAGTTCATCTACGTCACCGATGGCTCGTTGATATTCATGATGCGCGACTACGCACCGCTCATGCTCGAAAAAGGCGACAGCGTGTATTTCGATGCAGCCACGCCGCACGCATGCTATGGCGTCAAGATGCCGGCGCGCTATCTGTCGATCGTGGCAAAGCCGTGA
- a CDS encoding RidA family protein — protein MRKVIETGLPNGSAPVEWATVSNGTLYTASIPIRADGSIEDGDIATQAELTFANLKQIVESAGATMDDVTQVQVFLTDKSYFEGMNEVYRRFFTKPYPNRATIIADLMVQGGKIEILAHADVSKVA, from the coding sequence ATGCGCAAGGTCATCGAAACCGGCTTGCCCAACGGAAGCGCGCCGGTCGAATGGGCGACCGTCTCGAACGGCACGCTCTACACGGCGAGCATTCCCATTCGCGCGGACGGTTCGATCGAAGACGGCGACATCGCCACGCAAGCCGAACTGACGTTCGCGAATCTCAAGCAGATCGTCGAGTCGGCGGGCGCGACCATGGACGACGTCACGCAGGTGCAGGTCTTTCTGACGGACAAGAGCTATTTCGAAGGCATGAACGAGGTCTATCGCCGCTTCTTCACGAAGCCGTATCCGAACCGCGCGACCATCATCGCGGATCTCATGGTGCAAGGCGGCAAGATCGAAATCCTGGCTCATGCCGATGTGAGCAAGGTTGCCTGA
- the tnpB gene encoding IS66 family insertion sequence element accessory protein TnpB (TnpB, as the term is used for proteins encoded by IS66 family insertion elements, is considered an accessory protein, since TnpC, encoded by a neighboring gene, is a DDE family transposase.) produces MIAPPSGTRVWLAAGVTDMRRGMDGLAGLVQSTLGRDPFSGHIFLFRGRRGDLIKILWWSGDGMNLYAKRLEHGRFVWPQANSGTVHLSAAQLSMLLEGIDWRHPERTWQPTHAA; encoded by the coding sequence ATGATTGCTCCACCCAGCGGTACCCGCGTATGGCTGGCAGCGGGCGTTACCGATATGCGCCGGGGCATGGATGGACTTGCCGGGCTGGTGCAATCGACACTGGGACGTGATCCCTTCTCAGGTCACATCTTCCTTTTTCGTGGGCGTCGCGGTGACCTCATCAAGATTTTATGGTGGAGCGGCGACGGCATGAACCTGTACGCGAAGCGACTTGAGCACGGACGCTTCGTGTGGCCACAGGCGAACTCGGGAACAGTCCATCTATCTGCGGCGCAGTTGTCGATGCTGCTCGAGGGGATTGACTGGCGACATCCAGAACGGACGTGGCAGCCGACGCACGCGGCGTAA
- a CDS encoding amino acid ABC transporter ATP-binding protein, with product MSATLSATPSVDTRMLVRIDGLHKSFGTHHVLKGIDLDVMPGQKVSLIGPSGSGKTTLLRCVNFLETPSAGHIFIDGAAIGERRHGDGWQAMSGRELAAMRANIGMVFQRFNLFPHLSVIDNVLLGPRKVQKRSGRELIDEARALLTKVGMDEKRNAFPDQLSGGQQQRVAIARALAMKPRLMLFDEATSALDPELVGEVLGVMRKLADEGMTMIIVTHEMRFAESVSDKVVFMADGKIVEEGPPRQIFHDAKVERTRAFLRAVLEH from the coding sequence ATGTCTGCGACGCTAAGCGCCACTCCTTCGGTCGATACGCGCATGCTCGTGCGTATCGACGGCCTGCACAAGTCCTTCGGCACGCATCATGTGTTGAAGGGCATCGACCTCGATGTGATGCCGGGGCAAAAGGTGTCGCTGATCGGACCGAGCGGCTCGGGCAAGACCACGCTGTTGCGCTGCGTGAACTTTCTCGAGACGCCGAGCGCGGGGCATATCTTCATCGACGGCGCGGCTATCGGCGAGCGTCGTCACGGTGACGGCTGGCAAGCGATGTCGGGCCGCGAACTCGCCGCCATGCGCGCGAATATCGGCATGGTGTTCCAGCGCTTCAACCTGTTTCCGCACCTGAGTGTGATCGACAACGTCCTGCTCGGACCGCGCAAGGTGCAGAAGCGCAGCGGCCGCGAGTTGATCGACGAAGCGCGTGCGTTGCTAACGAAAGTGGGCATGGACGAGAAGCGCAACGCGTTTCCCGATCAATTGTCGGGCGGCCAGCAACAACGCGTGGCCATTGCGCGCGCGCTCGCCATGAAGCCGCGGCTCATGCTTTTCGACGAAGCGACTTCCGCGCTCGATCCCGAGCTCGTGGGCGAAGTGCTCGGCGTCATGCGCAAGCTCGCGGACGAAGGCATGACGATGATCATCGTGACGCACGAGATGCGCTTCGCTGAAAGCGTGTCCGACAAGGTCGTGTTCATGGCCGATGGCAAGATCGTCGAGGAAGGACCGCCACGGCAGATCTTTCACGATGCAAAGGTCGAACGCACGCGCGCGTTTTTGCGCGCGGTGCTGGAGCACTGA
- a CDS encoding transporter substrate-binding domain-containing protein → MFDDPLTHAIDALKSSRRGFLKTAGYGVVAGLGASTLGRAALAAPTLAPIKTVRPGYLTAACLGDMPIASVRDGKLVGTDFDMLQLIAERLQLKIDVQQMTFSAVIEAVKSGRVDWFGGNFAWTPIRAKLLLLTDPVFYTGAYVIMRQNQTQKSSLAIADLSGHTIGTATGYSVVPDMKKVPGIVEVKLYDGIDSCLRDVVAGRLDFAVLDAPTVDYMIQQNPSWGLKQIPIGFDAAYPSLTGKFASIWGVSPDKKDLFDGINEGVRWLWRTNQIKPILAKYGIDNPDYLQPLPTDPRTGVDRDAKGALIGPFAHDSRDFSKAFA, encoded by the coding sequence ATGTTCGACGATCCTCTCACCCACGCCATCGACGCACTCAAGTCATCCCGGCGAGGCTTTCTCAAGACGGCGGGCTACGGGGTCGTCGCGGGACTCGGCGCAAGTACGCTCGGTCGCGCGGCACTTGCCGCACCGACGCTCGCACCGATCAAAACCGTGCGTCCCGGCTATCTGACGGCTGCGTGCCTCGGCGACATGCCGATTGCATCCGTGCGCGACGGCAAGCTCGTGGGAACGGACTTCGACATGCTGCAGTTGATCGCCGAGCGTCTGCAACTGAAGATCGACGTGCAGCAGATGACCTTTTCCGCCGTGATCGAAGCGGTGAAGTCGGGCCGCGTGGACTGGTTCGGCGGCAACTTCGCGTGGACGCCGATCCGCGCCAAACTGTTGTTGCTCACCGATCCCGTTTTCTACACGGGCGCCTACGTCATCATGCGGCAAAACCAGACGCAGAAGAGTTCGCTTGCCATCGCGGACTTGAGCGGGCACACCATCGGCACGGCGACGGGTTATTCGGTCGTGCCCGACATGAAGAAGGTTCCGGGCATCGTCGAAGTGAAACTGTATGACGGTATCGACTCGTGCTTGCGCGATGTCGTCGCGGGGCGTCTCGACTTTGCCGTGCTCGACGCGCCGACCGTGGACTACATGATCCAGCAGAATCCGTCGTGGGGACTGAAACAGATTCCCATCGGTTTCGACGCAGCGTACCCCAGCCTCACGGGCAAGTTCGCGTCGATCTGGGGCGTGAGTCCGGACAAGAAGGACCTGTTCGACGGCATCAACGAAGGCGTGCGCTGGCTCTGGCGCACCAACCAGATCAAGCCGATTCTCGCGAAGTACGGGATCGATAATCCCGACTACTTGCAGCCGTTGCCGACCGACCCGCGCACCGGCGTGGACCGCGACGCGAAGGGCGCGCTGATTGGCCCGTTCGCGCACGATTCGCGGGACTTCAGCAAAGCCTTCGCCTGA
- a CDS encoding LysR family transcriptional regulator, which translates to MNGIETDQVQAFLAVLATGSFTAAGRQLGRDGSVISRRIAELETRLGIRLLERSTRRVSATEAGTRYRDRVREAWDVMRDAEDEARSQAATPRGLLRISLPAGFGRMWIAPRMPEFLARYPSLDVECTYTDRYVDLIEERFDVGVRIGKLEDSRLVARPLATMRRLLCASPDYLAARGRPTKPEDLMRHECIGFSRLSTHPVWHLKRDDMHRAIRINARMTTDEIDAVLHAARAGVGIMYGTDWLVGRELQSGELVQVLPGWKVDAGEQLSVVRASSKHAAAKTRAFIDWVVQSFETPPWGTTRRRRAK; encoded by the coding sequence ATGAACGGCATCGAAACGGATCAGGTTCAGGCGTTTCTCGCGGTGCTCGCGACCGGGAGTTTTACGGCGGCAGGCCGCCAGTTGGGGCGCGACGGCTCGGTCATTTCCCGACGTATCGCGGAACTGGAAACGCGTCTTGGCATTCGTTTGCTCGAACGGTCCACACGCCGCGTATCGGCGACGGAAGCAGGCACGCGTTATCGCGATCGCGTGCGCGAAGCGTGGGACGTCATGCGCGATGCGGAAGACGAAGCGCGCTCGCAAGCTGCGACGCCGCGCGGACTCTTGCGCATCAGCTTGCCCGCAGGGTTCGGGCGCATGTGGATTGCGCCGCGCATGCCGGAGTTCCTTGCGCGCTATCCTTCGCTCGATGTCGAATGCACGTACACGGACCGTTATGTCGATCTGATCGAAGAACGTTTCGATGTAGGCGTGCGTATCGGCAAATTGGAAGACAGCCGGCTTGTCGCGCGGCCGCTTGCGACCATGCGGCGCTTACTGTGCGCATCGCCGGATTATCTCGCCGCGCGCGGACGTCCCACGAAGCCCGAAGACCTGATGCGCCATGAATGCATCGGCTTTTCGCGGCTCTCCACGCATCCGGTATGGCATCTGAAACGCGACGACATGCACCGCGCCATTCGCATCAACGCGAGAATGACGACCGATGAGATCGATGCCGTGCTGCATGCGGCACGCGCGGGCGTCGGCATCATGTACGGGACGGACTGGCTCGTCGGCCGGGAATTGCAGAGCGGAGAGCTGGTGCAAGTGCTGCCCGGCTGGAAGGTGGACGCGGGCGAACAACTCAGCGTGGTGCGCGCGTCTTCCAAGCATGCGGCCGCGAAAACGCGTGCGTTCATCGACTGGGTGGTGCAATCGTTCGAGACGCCGCCGTGGGGGACTACGCGCAGACGTCGAGCGAAGTAA
- a CDS encoding amino acid ABC transporter permease, which produces MALLTAWAHSLHFLPYFVRVLCVSAVTTVVLTASAFCVAFLLGFVIALMRLSRSVVLKAVANVYLELFRNVPLLTQLFVLYFGLERIGVTLPAFVAATLGFGLNGAAILSEVFRSSINGVDRGQREAALAIGMTWPMALATVVLPQSMRLALPALANFAIGLLKDTSLASAVAVPELVFRARMLVSETYQTNLIYFIVAIIYLLLSLALSRLSTATERGLGKPRAALS; this is translated from the coding sequence ATGGCGCTTCTCACCGCGTGGGCTCACAGCCTGCATTTTCTGCCGTATTTCGTGCGCGTGTTGTGCGTGAGCGCGGTGACCACCGTGGTGCTGACCGCGAGCGCGTTCTGCGTGGCCTTCTTGCTGGGCTTCGTGATCGCGCTCATGCGGTTGTCGCGCAGTGTCGTGTTGAAGGCGGTGGCGAACGTCTATCTCGAACTGTTCCGCAACGTGCCCTTGCTGACGCAGTTGTTCGTGCTGTACTTCGGGCTCGAACGGATCGGCGTCACGCTGCCCGCATTCGTGGCCGCAACGCTCGGCTTCGGTCTCAACGGCGCGGCGATTCTCTCCGAGGTGTTCCGTTCGTCGATCAACGGCGTCGACCGAGGCCAACGCGAGGCGGCGCTTGCCATCGGCATGACATGGCCAATGGCGCTCGCAACCGTCGTGTTGCCGCAATCGATGCGGCTCGCCTTGCCCGCGCTCGCCAACTTCGCCATCGGGCTATTGAAGGATACGTCGCTCGCTTCCGCCGTCGCGGTGCCGGAACTCGTGTTCCGCGCAAGGATGCTCGTGAGCGAGACATATCAGACCAACCTCATCTACTTCATCGTGGCGATCATCTATCTGCTGCTGAGTCTGGCGTTGTCGCGTCTTTCGACGGCGACCGAGCGCGGACTCGGCAAACCGAGGGCGGCGCTGTCATGA
- a CDS encoding helix-turn-helix domain-containing protein: MRSEARPSKPNADAPRGPCVHRLVSHDADEQAGNLRGWRQVYDQLSAGRFVGTLAEIDFDDVQLFRETTSQTLRQSCEVPVDACWFGIPLLRDGAGRIQSRAIDENALAVRPGGVEFELLTPSGYEILGVVATHDALRRHAEDVEHIDLECATSRGEIVVVGAGERARLAASLMTMLRGEITPTTSMRSSLLSWLFECGALQCGEPVALPVASRRHAIATQARHYVLENHDRAVNVPELCTHLHVSRRTLQYCFQEAFGMAPNVYLRAIRLNGARRQLRYAGAARKTQTVQDAAAAWGFWHLSQFALDYRKLFGMRPSDTLNTATAQAHGFATIDR; the protein is encoded by the coding sequence ATGAGAAGCGAAGCGAGACCATCCAAGCCGAATGCTGACGCGCCGCGCGGTCCGTGCGTGCATCGGCTCGTCTCGCACGATGCGGACGAGCAGGCGGGCAATCTGCGCGGCTGGCGGCAGGTCTACGATCAGTTGAGCGCCGGACGCTTCGTCGGCACGCTTGCCGAGATCGACTTCGACGACGTGCAGTTGTTTCGCGAGACGACGAGCCAGACCTTGCGCCAAAGCTGCGAAGTGCCGGTCGATGCGTGCTGGTTCGGCATTCCGCTCTTGCGCGATGGCGCCGGGCGCATACAGTCGCGCGCCATCGATGAAAACGCGCTTGCGGTTCGCCCGGGCGGCGTCGAGTTCGAACTGTTGACGCCGTCCGGCTACGAAATTCTCGGCGTGGTTGCAACGCATGATGCGCTGCGCCGTCATGCCGAAGACGTCGAGCATATCGATCTCGAATGCGCCACGTCGCGCGGTGAGATCGTCGTCGTGGGTGCGGGAGAACGTGCGCGACTCGCGGCATCGCTCATGACCATGTTGCGAGGCGAAATCACACCGACCACGTCGATGCGCTCGTCCTTGTTGTCGTGGCTCTTCGAGTGCGGCGCGCTGCAATGCGGCGAGCCGGTCGCGCTGCCCGTGGCCTCGCGTCGTCATGCGATCGCAACGCAAGCGCGTCACTATGTGCTCGAAAATCACGACCGCGCCGTGAACGTGCCCGAACTGTGCACGCATCTGCATGTGAGCCGCCGCACGCTTCAATACTGTTTTCAGGAAGCATTCGGCATGGCGCCGAATGTCTATTTGCGCGCCATACGCCTCAACGGTGCGCGACGTCAGCTACGATATGCCGGTGCCGCGCGAAAGACGCAAACCGTTCAGGACGCCGCCGCTGCATGGGGTTTCTGGCACCTCAGCCAGTTCGCGCTCGACTATCGCAAGCTTTTCGGCATGCGTCCTTCGGATACGCTCAACACCGCAACCGCGCAAGCTCACGGCTTTGCCACGATCGACAGATAG
- a CDS encoding FAD-binding oxidoreductase encodes MSGEGRREVIVIGAGVVGVACALWLRRTGLDVMLVDKGEIAGGASFGNAATIADYACTPVPQPKIWSDIPGLLFGADSPLSIRWSRLGSYAGWLAAFLGQCNRRAYVANSEALASLLHGTHEGYAPLLEDNPHAESFIRRDGCLYSYRTQGAFERAAGDIKLRGLLGIRQEVISAAELTQLEPAMQQRTVGGVLFPAACHLVDPQGFVQALAKPLIDEKRYARMEVSDISSSTAGICLRSAAGETRHADRVVIAGGAWSAKLAAQMGDSIQLGAERGYHVEFQLDEPMFTRPTCVVESSFYMTPLRDLRLRAAGTIELSGIKSPLNPSRTAFIERSIRRNVDIEAPVSSSWLGIRPTMPDYLPVIGPSSADKRVIYAFGHQHLGITLAGTTGDMVARLIHGKSPGAIERFSADRFR; translated from the coding sequence ATGTCGGGTGAGGGAAGACGCGAAGTCATCGTGATCGGTGCGGGCGTGGTCGGCGTTGCGTGCGCGCTGTGGTTGCGAAGAACGGGTCTCGACGTGATGCTCGTCGATAAGGGCGAGATAGCGGGCGGCGCTTCGTTCGGCAATGCGGCCACCATTGCGGACTACGCATGCACGCCCGTGCCGCAGCCGAAAATCTGGAGCGACATTCCCGGCTTGCTGTTCGGCGCGGACTCGCCGCTTTCCATTCGCTGGTCGCGCCTGGGAAGCTATGCGGGATGGCTCGCTGCGTTTCTCGGGCAATGCAACCGGCGCGCTTATGTCGCCAATAGCGAAGCGCTTGCGTCGTTGCTGCATGGTACGCACGAGGGATATGCGCCGCTTCTCGAAGACAATCCACATGCTGAGTCGTTCATTCGGCGCGATGGCTGTCTCTACTCTTATCGCACGCAAGGAGCGTTCGAGCGCGCCGCGGGCGATATCAAACTGCGTGGCTTGCTCGGCATTCGTCAAGAGGTGATAAGCGCGGCCGAACTCACGCAACTGGAACCCGCCATGCAGCAGCGCACGGTGGGCGGCGTGCTATTTCCTGCCGCGTGCCATCTCGTCGATCCGCAAGGCTTCGTGCAGGCGCTGGCCAAACCGCTGATCGACGAGAAGCGTTACGCACGCATGGAGGTCAGCGATATTTCGAGCAGCACCGCGGGCATCTGCCTGCGTTCCGCTGCCGGCGAAACGCGACACGCCGACAGAGTGGTGATTGCGGGCGGCGCATGGTCCGCGAAGCTCGCGGCGCAAATGGGCGATTCCATCCAGCTTGGCGCGGAGCGCGGTTATCACGTCGAGTTCCAACTGGATGAGCCGATGTTCACGCGGCCGACTTGCGTCGTTGAGTCGAGCTTCTATATGACGCCGTTGCGGGACCTGCGGCTGCGTGCTGCGGGGACTATCGAGTTGAGCGGGATCAAGTCACCGTTGAACCCTTCGCGCACGGCGTTCATCGAACGAAGCATCCGCCGCAACGTGGATATCGAAGCGCCCGTGTCCAGTAGCTGGCTCGGTATCCGGCCGACCATGCCGGACTACTTACCGGTGATCGGACCATCTTCGGCGGACAAGCGCGTGATCTACGCGTTCGGGCATCAGCATCTCGGCATCACGCTGGCGGGAACCACGGGCGACATGGTCGCGCGATTGATTCACGGCAAGAGCCCCGGCGCAATCGAGCGCTTCTCCGCGGACCGCTTTAGATAA